In a single window of the Raphanus sativus cultivar WK10039 chromosome 9, ASM80110v3, whole genome shotgun sequence genome:
- the LOC108824361 gene encoding LOW QUALITY PROTEIN: calcium-binding protein CML37 (The sequence of the model RefSeq protein was modified relative to this genomic sequence to represent the inferred CDS: substituted 1 base at 1 genomic stop codon), which yields MTLANIKKSPLARLRSKLSSRKSEKSSVKXEEARNSTSSSSSLNVDELRAVFDYIDANSDGRISGTELQSCVSLLGGALSSREAEEVVRISDVDGDGLMDFEEFTKLMEGDDGSDEERRKELREAFRMYVTEGEEFITAASLRRTLSRLGESCTVDACKVMIRGFDQDGDGVLSFDEFLLMMMR from the coding sequence ATGACTCTCGCGAATATCAAGAAATCTCCCCTGGCCAGACTACGCAGCAAGTTATCCTCAAGAAAATCAGAAAAATCGTCTGTGAAGTAAGAGGAAGCGAGAAACAGCACTAGCAGCAGCAGCTCGTTAAACGTGGACGAGCTAAGAGCCGTGTTCGACTACATAGACGCAAACTCGGACGGGAGGATCTCCGGTACCGAGCTGCAGAGCTGCGTTAGCCTCTTGGGCGGCGCGTTGTCCTCGCGCGAGGCGGAGGAGGTCGTGAGGATCTCGGACGTCGACGGCGACGGGCTGATGGATTTCGAGGAGTTTACGAAGCTGATGGAAGGAGACGACGGTAGCGACGAAGAGAGGAGGAAGGAGCTGAGAGAGGCTTTCCGGATGTATGTGACGGAGGGGGAAGAGTTTATTACGGCGGCGAGTTTACGGAGGACGCTGAGTCGACTCGGGGAGTCGTGTACGGTTGATGCATGTAAGGTGATGATACGGGGATTTGATCAGGACGGTGATGGAGTTCTCAGCTTCGACGAGTTTCTTCTGATGATGATGCGATGA
- the LOC108827678 gene encoding stromal processing peptidase, chloroplastic, which translates to MASSSSSIFTGVKFSPILAPLHSRDNSRRHRSGFVKDNKVRFNPPAAAAHRVRVEAQSLIPYNGLWAKQTTNKGRWSWKRNVGLGQVSLSQGRSFCLTCKKTQPGIRRRSLLPGAFVDTTSFPLSRKSSSSLGKPSQIVNATVGPDEPHAAGTAWPDGIVEERQDVELLPPEIDTAELEAFLGCELPSHPKLHRGQLKNGLRYLILPNKVPPNRFEAHMEVHVGSVDEEDDEQGIAHMIEHVAFLGSKKREKLLGTGARSNAYTDFHHTVFHIHSPTHTKDSDDDLFPSVLDALNEIAFHPKFLSSRVEKERRAILSELQMMNTIEYRVDCQLLQHLHSENKLGQRFPIGLEEQIKKWDVDKIRKFHERWYFPANATLYIVGDIDNIPRIVHNIEAVFGKTSLDNEAAPTSSTPGAFGAMANFLVPKLPAGLGGTFSQERTNTADQSKIIKRERHAIRPPVEHNWSLPGTSVDLKPPQIFKHELLQNFAINMFCKIPVSKVQTFGDLRNVLMKRIFLSALHFRINTRYKSSNPPFTSVELDHSDSGREGCTVTTLTVTAEPKNWQNAVKVAVQEVRRLKEFGVTRGELTRYMDALLKDSEHLAAMIDNVSSVDNLDFIMESDALGHTVMDQTQGHETLVAVAGTVTLEEVNTVGAKVLEFISDFGKPTAPIPAAIVACVPTKMHGDEVGESDFNIAPSEILDSIKLGLLAPIEAEPELEVPKELISQSQLQELTLQRNPCFVPIPGSGVTKLHDKETGITQLRLSNGIPVNFKISKTESRAGVMRLIVGGGRAAETSDSKGAVVVGVRTLSEGGRVGDFSREQVELFCVNHLINCSLESTEEFIAMEFRFTLRDNGMQAAFQLLHMVLEHSVWLEDAFDRARQLYLSYYRSIPKSLERATAHKLMTAMLNGDERFIEPTPKSLQNLNLESVKDAVMSHFVGENMEVSIVGDFSEEEIERCVLDYLGTVKASHDSAKPLGSEPIEFRQPTDGLQFQQIFVKDTDERACAYIAGPAPNRWGFTVDGDDLFQSVSKHSAHDGLLKSEDQLLDGSNTELQRKLRAHPLFFGISMGLLAEIINSRLFTTVRDSLGLTYDVSFELNLFDRLNLGWYVISVTSTPGKVYKAVDACKSVLRGLHSNQIAPRELDRAKRTLLMRHEAELKSNAYWLNLLAHLQASSVPRKELSCIKELTSLYEAASIEDIYVAYNQLKVDEDSLYSCIGIAGAQAGEDVTALSEEEEPEDSFSGVLPVGRGSSMTTRPTT; encoded by the exons ATGGCCTCATCGTCCTCCTCCATTTTCACCGGCGTTAAGTTTTCTCCGATCCTAGCTCCTCTTCACTCCCGAGATAATAGCCGCCGCCACCGCTCTGGATTTGTCAAAGATAACAAAGTTAGGTTTAATCCCCCCGCCGCCGCGGCGCACCGTGTTCGCGTCGAAGCTCAGTCTCTAATCCCTTACAACGGTCTTTG GGCGAAACAAACTACGAACAAGGGACGTTGGAGTTGGAAGAGGAACGTTGGTCTGGGACAGGTGTCACTTTCTCAGGGACGCAGTTTCTGTCTTACCTGTAAAAAGACTCAACCAGGTATCAGAAGAAGATCATTGTTACCAGGAGCTTTTGTGGACACAACTTCATTTCCTTTGTCCAggaagtcttcttcttctctg ggGAAGCCTTCTCAGATTGTAAACGCAACCGTTGGACCAGATGAGCCACATGCTGCTGGTACAGCCTGGCCAGATGGTATTGTTGAGGAGAGACAAGATGTGGAGCTATTGCCCCCTGAGATTGATACGGCAGAGCTAGAGGCGTTTCTTGGTTGTGAGCTTCCTTCTCATCCCAAGTTGCACCGTGGACAGTTGAAAAATGGGCTTCGTTATCTTATTTTGCCCAACAAAGTTCCTCCAAACAG ATTTGAGGCGCACATGGAAGTTCATGTGGGATCGGttgacgaggaagatgatgagcAAGGCATTGCTCATATGATAGAGCATGTTGCATTTCTTGGGAGCAAGAAACGTGAGAAACTTCTTGGTACAGGTGCCCGCTCTAATGCCTACACCGATTTCCACCATACAGTTTTTCATATTCATTCTCCAACGCACACAAAG GACTCTGACGACGACCTCTTTCCATCCGTGCTTGACGCCTTGAATGAG ATAGCTTTTCACCCAAAATTCCTCTCTTCTCGAGTTGAGAAAGAAAGGCGGGCCATACTTTCAGAACTTCAGATGATGAATACCATTGAGTATCGTGTTGACTGCCAG TTGTTGCAACATCTACATTCTGAGAACAAGTTGGGTCAAAGGTTCCCTATTGGATTGGAAGAGCAGATTAAGAAGTGGGATGTTGACAAAATCAGGAAATTCCACGAGCGATGGTACTTCCCAGCGAATGCCACATTATATATTGTGGGAGACATTGACAACATACCTCGGATTGTCCACAATATTGAA GCTGTGTTTGGAAAAACTAGTTTGGATAATGAGGCAGCACCCACTTCGTCTACCCCTGGTGCCTTCGGTGCCATGGCTAATTTTCTTGTCCCGAAGCTGCCAGCTGGTCTTGGTGGAACCTTTTCCCAAGAGAGAACAAATACTGCTGATCAATCCAAGATCATTAAAAGAGAAAGACATGCAATTCGTCCTCCGGTGGAGCATAATTGGTCGCTTCCTGGAACCAGTGTTGATCTTAAGCCTCCGCAGATATTTAAGCATGAGCTTCTTCAAAATTTTGCAATCAACATGTTCTGCAAG ATACCTGTAAGCAAGGTTCAAACATTTGGAGACCTGCGAAATGTTCTGATGAAAAGAATATTTCTCTCTGCTCTACATTTTCGAATTAACACGAGATACAAG AGTTCAAATCCGCCATTTACCTCAGTCGAACTGGACCATAGTGATTCAGGAAGGGAAGGATGCACTGTTACGACTCTTACTGTCACCGCAGAGCCCAAAAATTGGCAAAATGCTGTAAAAGTTGCTGTTCAAGAG GTTCGAAGGCTCAAAGAATTTGGTGTTACCAGGGGTGAACTTACACGTTACATGGATGCGCTTTTAAAAGATAGCGAACATCTTGCAGCTATGATTGATAATGTGTCGTCTGTTGATAACCTGGACTTTATAATGGAAAGTGATGCACTAGGTCACACGGTTATGGATCAGACGCAAGGACACGAGACCTTGGTTGCTGTCGCTGGGACTGTTACGCTTGAAGAG GTAAACACTGTTGGCGCCAAGGTTTTAGAATTTATCTCTGATTTTGGAAAGCCCACTGCACCTATTCCGGCAGCAATAGTTGCTTGTGTTCCCACAAAGATGCATGGCGATGAGGTTGGTGAGAGTGATTTCAATATAGCTCCCAGCGAAATACTGGATTCTATCAAATTAGGATTATTAGCACCCATTGAAGCTGAGCCTGAG TTAGAGGTGCCAAAGGAATTGATCTCTCAATCACAATTACAAGAGTTAACCTTGCAGCGAAACCCATGTTTTGTCCCTATTCCTGGGTCAGGCGTGACCAAATTGCATGACAAAGAGACTGGCATCACTCAGCTTCGCCTATCCAATGGAATACCTGTTAATTTCAAG ATATCAAAGACCGAGTCTCGGGCCGGTGTCATGCGGCTTATTGTTGGTGGTGGCCGAGCTGCTGAAACATCAGATTCCAAAGGAGCTGTGGTTGTTGGTGTTCGTACACTGAGCGAGGGTGGTCGAGTTGGAGACTTTTCAAGGGAGCAG GTGGAGCTTTTCTGTGTAAATCATTTAATAAACTGCTCGTTGGAGTCAACCGAGGAATTCATTGCCATGGAGTTCCGATTTACTCTCAGGGACAATGGAATGCAAGCAGCTTTTCAGCTGCTTCACATGGTGCTTGAG CATAGTGTCTGGTTGGAAGATGCATTTGATCGAGCACGGCAGCTATATCTTTCGTATTATAGATCAATTCCTAAAAGCTTGGAGCGTGCGACTGCTCATAAACTCATGACCGCAATGCTGAACGGTGATGAGCGCTTTATTGAGCCGACACCTAAGTCATTACAGAACTTGAATCTAGAATCTGTGAAAGACGCGGTCATGAGTCATTTTGTTGGGGAAAATATGGAG GTAAGCATTGTGGGGGACTTCTCAGAGGAGGAAATTGAGCGTTGCGTCCTTGATTACCTTGGTACAGTCAAAGCTAGCCATGATTCTGCAAAACCACTAGGATCGGAGCCTATTGAGTTTCGCCAACCAACAGATGGCTTGCAATTTCAACAG ATATTCGTGAAGGATACTGATGAGAGAGCATGCGCATACATTGCGGGACCAGCGCCAAATCGTTGGGGCTTTACAGTTGACGGGGATGACCTTTTTCAGTCTGTCAGCAAGCATTCTGCTCATG ATGGACTTCTGAAATCGGAGGACCAGTTGCTAGATGGAAGCAACACGGAGTTGCAAAGAAAGCTTCGTGCCCACCCTCTTTTCTTTGGAATTTCAATGGGTCTGCTGGCAGAAATTATAAACTCAAG GCTATTCACGACAGTAAGAGACTCTCTTGGACTGACATATGATGTATCATTTGAGCTAAACCTATTTGATAGGTTGAATCTTGGGTGGTATGTGATATCTGTGACTTCCACTCCCGGCAAG GTATACAAAGCAGTTGATGCCTGCAAGAGCGTTCTTAGAGGTTTGCATAGCAATCAAATTGCTCCTAGGGAGTTGGACCGG GCAAAGCGAACTCTTCTTATGAGACATGAAGCTGAACTCAAGTCCAACGCCTATTGGCTTAATCTATTAGCTCACTTGCAGGCGTCCTCTGTTCCGAGGAAG GAACTGTCATGCATTAAAGAACTTACTTCCTTGTACGAAGCTGCTTCAATCGAGGACATATACGTCGCTTATAATCAATTGAAAGTGGACGAGGACTCTTTGTACTCCTGCATCGGAATTGCTGGAGCTCAAGCTGGCGAAGACGTTACCG CTCTTTCAGAAGAGGAAGAACCAGAAGATTCATTCTCAGGAGTTCTTCCTGTGGGACGAGGCTCGTCTATGACCACAAGACCAACAACCTGA